A genomic segment from Clostridium pasteurianum BC1 encodes:
- a CDS encoding putative manganese-dependent inorganic diphosphatase, with translation MKDVIYITGHKNPDSDSICAAVAYSEFKNKTGSTKAIPLRQGELSRETKFILDYFDVEEPLLKTTMKLQISDVNFDNISPITADVSLKKAWSLMKENNVKSLPVVDNQGKLKGLASISNLISTYISNWDDNILSKSSTKIDNILDALSAKAIYLSSENPSFPGKIIVAAMLPESFEEYINEGDIVISGDRKDIQSIIVKAKASLLIVTGNHDLSEEIFEKAKKAGTSIILTPYDSFTTARLIVQSIPVGYILNNSEIITFNVNDYVEDAKDTMIKTRYKSYPVLDESNKVVGTISRDHLISKDKKKLILVDHNEKSQTIDGLEDAEILEIIDHHRIGDIQTGSPIYFRNQPIGSSSSIIGLIFFENGITPSKKAAGLLCGAIISDTLLFSSPTTTDTDRTILKKLAEIAEIDPEDFAGKMFKAGTSLEGKTVTEIFNQDYKIFNLSNYKVGVSQVTTMDLEGFEPTKPEMISYMETKAKDEKFNVLLLLLTDILKGGSQLIAVGPNKDIVSKAFDVKLENSSAYAPGVLSRKKQVIPPLTNTIEELNQ, from the coding sequence ATGAAGGATGTAATTTACATAACAGGACATAAGAATCCAGACTCAGATTCAATATGCGCTGCTGTAGCATATTCAGAATTTAAAAATAAAACAGGCAGCACCAAAGCAATACCCTTGAGACAAGGAGAACTCAGCAGAGAAACTAAATTTATTCTTGACTATTTTGATGTTGAAGAACCACTGCTTAAAACTACTATGAAACTTCAGATTTCAGATGTTAATTTTGATAATATTTCACCAATAACAGCAGATGTTTCTTTAAAGAAAGCCTGGTCTTTAATGAAAGAAAACAATGTAAAATCACTACCTGTAGTAGATAATCAGGGGAAATTGAAGGGGCTTGCTTCAATTTCAAATTTAATATCTACTTATATTAGTAACTGGGATGATAATATTCTTTCAAAATCCAGCACCAAAATAGATAATATATTAGATGCTCTATCTGCAAAAGCAATTTATTTAAGCAGTGAAAATCCTAGTTTTCCAGGCAAAATTATAGTAGCTGCAATGCTTCCTGAAAGTTTTGAAGAGTATATTAATGAAGGAGATATTGTAATTTCTGGAGACAGAAAGGATATCCAATCAATTATTGTAAAAGCTAAGGCATCTCTTTTAATAGTAACAGGTAATCATGACTTAAGTGAAGAAATATTTGAGAAGGCTAAGAAAGCCGGTACTTCCATCATTTTAACTCCTTATGATTCCTTTACTACAGCAAGACTTATAGTGCAAAGTATCCCTGTAGGCTACATACTTAATAATTCTGAAATTATCACTTTTAATGTGAATGATTATGTAGAAGATGCAAAGGATACAATGATAAAAACAAGATATAAAAGTTATCCTGTATTAGATGAATCAAATAAAGTAGTAGGTACAATTTCAAGAGATCATCTTATTTCTAAGGATAAAAAGAAACTTATATTGGTAGATCACAATGAAAAATCCCAAACTATAGATGGTCTTGAGGATGCAGAAATACTTGAAATTATAGATCACCACAGAATCGGAGATATTCAAACAGGTTCACCTATATATTTCAGAAATCAACCTATAGGAAGCTCCAGCAGTATAATAGGTTTAATTTTCTTTGAAAATGGTATAACTCCTTCAAAGAAAGCAGCCGGGCTTTTATGTGGAGCCATAATATCTGATACTTTACTATTCAGCTCTCCAACTACAACTGATACTGATAGAACTATTTTAAAGAAATTAGCTGAAATTGCTGAAATAGATCCTGAAGATTTTGCAGGTAAAATGTTTAAGGCCGGTACCTCTTTAGAAGGTAAAACTGTAACTGAAATATTTAATCAGGATTATAAGATTTTCAATTTGTCTAATTATAAAGTAGGAGTTTCACAGGTTACCACAATGGATCTGGAAGGCTTTGAACCAACAAAACCTGAAATGATCAGCTACATGGAAACTAAAGCCAAGGATGAAAAATTCAATGTACTCTTATTACTCTTAACTGATATATTAAAGGGTGGTTCACAACTTATAGCCGTAGGTCCAAATAAGGACATTGTTTCTAAAGCCTTTGACGTAAAACTTGAAAATAGTTCTGCTTACGCCCCAGGGGTGCTTTCAAGAAAGAAACAGGTTATTCCACCACTA